The DNA window GGTACTACCGGGCGGGGTGTGCGCAGCCCGGGAGATGCATGAAGACTTATGGATTTGCGGTCGTTGTCTTCGCGTTGTCGGCGCTTGGCGTGAATGCAGCGGGTGAGGCTGCGCCGGTCGTCGATTCGATCGGCATGAAACTCATCCGCATCGAGCCCGGTTCCTTCACTATGGGCCAGGACGGCCCGCCGGCCGACCACCACATGAACAAGCACCCGGCGGAGTTCGATCGCGCCGACTGGGACGAGAAGCCGGCGCATAAGGTGACGATCTCCGGCGCGTTTTACATCGGCGAGAAGGAAGTCACACTCGGTCAGTATCGCCAGTTCAAACCGAAGCATCGGCCCAAGAACACCGACGACGAGGCGGCGACGGGCGTCAGTTGGTTCGACGCCGTCGCGTACTGCCAATGGCTCTCGAAAAAGGAAGGCAAGCCGTACCGCCTGCCCACCGAGGCCGAGTGGGAATACGCCTGCCGCGCCGGCACCACCACCCTGTTCAACACCGGCGATACGCTTCCGCCGGGGTCGCACAAATGGTTCGGCGATTCCGGCAGGCGGTCGCTCTACTTCGGCACCAACCCCATGCCGCCGGAGTACAAGGTGATCGACGGCCCGGTGTCGCTTCGGGGCGGAGAGGGCACGCCCAACGCGTGGGGCCTCTACGACATGCACGGCAACGCCGCCGAGTGGTGCGCCGACTGGTACGGCCCCTACGAAGCCGGCGAGCAGACCGACCCCCTCGGCCGCAGCGACGGCGACTTTCGAGTTTTTCGCGGCGGGACGCATTCGACCTTCAGCCGTCTGCTTCGCTCGGCGAACCGCGCCGCCTGGATCCCCGAGTCGGCCAGTGAAAACATCGGCTTCCGCGTCGTGCAGGCCGATGCGCCCAAGGGCAAGTTGCTGCCGCCGGCCACGCCGCCGCTCAATGCGCGGAACGTCAGCCAGTTGATTCCCAAGCTTCAGAAGCCTTCGCCGGAGATTCCGCATTTCGCCGGCCCCGTTCCATTCGTGAACATTCCGCCCGGCTCAGCCGGTCCGATGTACTCGTGGCACAACCACAGCCCCGCGATCACCGAATGCCCCAACGGCGATCTGCTGGCGACCTGGTTTTCGTGCGTCGACGAAGGCGGCAGCGAACTCTGCAACCTCGCCTCGCGCCTTCGCTGGGGCACCACCGAGTGGGAACCGGCAACTCCGTTCTGGGACGGCGCCGACGTCAACGACCACGCCCCCAAGCTCTGGTGGGACGGCAACCAGACGATCTATCACCTGGCCCGCGGCCTTGTCGAAGACGTCGTGCGAACCTCCAACGACAACGGTGCGACCTGGTCCAAGGCCCGCACGATCTTTCCCAACGGCGAGTTCGGCAATCAGATGATCCGCACCCGCGAAGGACACCTGTTCATCACCCACGACTCGCGAACGACCGGGCTTGTCAGCAGCGTCGATAACGGCAAATCGTGGAACTCCATCCTCCTGGCCAAAAAGGATTCCGACATCCGCCCTGGCGGAACGGGTGGTCGCCCGCCGGGTATTCATGCGCCGATCGTCCAACTCGCCGACGGCAGCATCATGGCCTACAGTCGGCAGGACCCGCCCGAAGACCAGGCTGCGTTCCACGGCAAAACGCCGCTCAGTATCACCCGCGACGGCGGCAAGACCTGGACCTTCTCCGAGTCGGAGTTCCCGGCGATCAGCACCGCGCAGCGTGCCGTGATGATCCGCCTGCGCGAAGGCCCGATCCTGCTCTGCTCGTACACCGACCAGGCCCGCGACTGGAAGGACCGCAATGGGATGACCTTCAAAGCCGAGGGCGATGTCGAGTTCACCGGCTACGGGCTCTTCGCGGCGGTCTCGATGGACGATGGCAAGACCTGGCCGCACCGTCGGCTGATTACCCCCGGCGGGGCGCCACGCGAACTCCCGACAATCGATCGAGGCATCGCGACGTTCAGCGACACCATGTCCGAGCGCAGCGGATACCTCGCCGCGATCCAGACGCGCGACGATCGCGTGCAGCTCATCAGCAGCAAGAACCACTACGTCTTCAACCTCGCCTGGGTGAAAACGCTTCCCCCGGCACCGAAGAAGTAGCCACCTCGACCCACTACCGCCGCGCACCTGTCACACGCTTGGATCGAACCGGTTCCGGACGCCGGACGGCGGTCCGGGCAGGCGAGCGCGGGGATGGTGGATCGGTCGCCGGGGCGTCGTCCGGCGACGGCAGTTTTTCGCTTGGCGGTTTCGCGCCTGGCGCTTTCACTCTGGACCGCTCGCCGGGCAGTGCCGGCTTCGTTGCAAACTCCGCGCGGGCGGCTTCCAAGAGTTCCCTTGCCTGGGCGAGCGTGGTCGGCGTAATCCGCTGGCCGCCGGTCATCTCCGCCAGTTCCTGCACGCGCTCTTCCCCTTCCATCACCCGCACCTGCGTCTCGGTCTTGTCGTTGACGACCTCCTTCCGCACGGTCAGATGGTGGTCGGCGTAGCTGGCGATCTGCGGCAGGTGGGTGATGCACAGCACTTGGTGGTGCGCGGCCAGGCTGCGCAGCTTGTTGCCGATGATACTGCCGAGGCGTCCGCCGACGTTGCTGTCGATCTCGTCGAACACCAGCACGCTGATGCGATCGCCTTGGGCCAGAATGCCCTTGAGCGCAAGCATGATGCGCGACAACTCGCCGCCGGACGCGATCTTGCGCAACGGCTGCGCGAGCTGGCCGGGATTGGTCTGCGCAATAAACTCGACGTGATCGAACCCGGAAGGGGTGCCGAGGTCGGATTGTGGTGCAGCCGTCCCGACCGCAATTGCAGGCCGGACGCCAACACCACAAGTGCCCGCCGGCATCACCGCGATGGTGAACTTTGCCTTCTCCATGCCCAGGTCAGACAACTGACCTTCGATCAACGGCGACAGCTTTTTCGCGATCGCGGTTCGCTTTACGGTCAGCTCGGCGCCCAGCTTTCGCAGGTCGGCAAGCATCGGGACGAGCCGTGCTTGCAGGCCGCTGTCGTCGTCGCTCGCCTTTTCCAGCTCGGCAAGATTGGTCCGCAGTTCCTCGCGATAGGCGAGCGCGCCTTCGACAGAGTTGCCGTACTTCTGGGCGACGCGGTGGATCGCATTCAGACGGTCGTTCACCTCAGCCAACTCGGCGGGGTCGAGGTCGAGCTTGTCGAGGTAACGCGACAGGTCGTACGCCGCCTCTTCCACCTGGATGGTCGCATCGCGCATCGCGACGGCGACCGGTTTGAGATTGGTATCGAGATCGGAAAGCTCCATCAGGATGCTCGCCGCCCCTTTGAGCCGTTCGAGCACCGAGCCGTCCACTTCATAGATCACCGTATGCACGGTGCCGGCGTCGCGCTTGAGCTTCTCTAGGTTGGTCAGCACACTCGCCCGGCTTTCCAGCTCGAGGTACTCGGCGGGGTCGAGGTTGGCCGCGTCGATCTCATCCGCCTGGAAGCGGTAGAGCTCCAGTTGCTGTCGGCGGAGGGTTCGGCTGGCGTCGAGCTCGGCAATCCGCTGCCGGGCCTCGATCACCTGAAGGTAGATCGCGTGGTACCGAGACCGCAGGTCGAGCAGACCGCCGAACTGATCGATCACGTCGAGCTGATTGGACGGCTTGAGCAGGTACTGGTGGTCGTGCTGGCCGTGGACATCCACGAGGTGCTCGGCGACGAGCTTGAGCATCGCGAGGGTGATCGGGTGGCCGTTGAGGCTGACCGACGACCGGCCCGAGGCGTAGAGCCGGCGCGTGAGCAGCAGTTCACCGCCGTCGTCGGCGAGGGGAATGTCTGTCAGGGCCTGGAGTTGCGACAGCAGTTCGGCCCCGCGCACCTCGAAGACGCCAGACACCCGGCCTTCGTCGGCACCCGGGCGGAGCATCTCGCTCGGGGAGCGCAGGCCCAGCAACACTTCGACCGCGCCGATGACCAGGCTTTTGCCCGCGCCGGTGGCTCCGGTGAAGCAGTTGAGCCCCGGTCCCAAGGCGATCCGGACGTCGGAAATGACAGCGAGGTTGGATATGTGAAGTTCGCGGAGCATGTGAACGTTTCCGAATGACAGATGTCGTAGGCGTTCCTGCAAATCCCCTGGACCCCGGTGGGGCAACGATGGATCGACGCCCCGCGGCGAACACCAGACGGCGACCGCCACGGGCAAGCGAGTACGCTTGCCCATGCCACCCAGGATTTTCCTGTCGACTGACTCGGAGGTCCGGCGAAGCCGGCCTCCGAGTCAGCCAAACGAACCCGAGTCAGCCAAACGAACCCGAGTCAGCCAAACGAACCCGAGTCAGCCAAACGAACCCGAGTCAGCCAAACGAACCCGAGTCAGCCAAACGAACCCGAGTCAGCCAAACGAACCCGAGTCAGCCAAACGAACCCGAGTCAGCCAAACGAACCCGAGTCAGCCAAACGAACCCGAGATCGGCTGCAAATCGGCAAAAGACCTGCGACCATCGGATGTCTCCGGTCCCCTCCTCCGGTACGCCGGGTTAGGGTTAGGGTTAGGGTGGGGGTTGCTTCAGACGACGTTCCCGACTCGAGAGCCGGGAACGAAGAACGTACAACCAAGAATGCAGAACCGGCGACCGCTGTCGCGGCCACCATCTCTGTCATTCATTCCCCGTCCTTCATTCTTCATTCACCGTTCTTCATTCCGCCCATCACCCGAAGCAACCCTCAACCTGGCCCTCCCCCGGCGTACCGAAGGAGGCGACTGGAATACCGCATGGCGTTCAGCTCACCTTGCTTCCGGCCGAGACCGCTTCGCTCGGGCTCAATACGATCACCTTCCCGGTCGCCGGGTCGTGCGCCGCCAGCAACATGCCCTGGCTCTCCAGGCCCATCATTTTTCGGGGCGCCAGGTTGGCCACGACGATGATCTGCTTGCCGACCATCTGTTCCGGCGAATAGTGCTGGCGAATGCCGGCCAGGATGGTCCGCTGCTCGGTGCCCAGGTCCACCTTCAGCACCAGCAGCTTGTCCCCCTTGGGGGCCGGGGCCGCTTCCAGCACCGTCGCCACGCGAAACTCGACCTTCACAAAGTCGTCAATGGTGATGGTCGGTGGCAGCGCCACCACACCCGCCGGCGAGTTAGCCGGCACCTGCCCCGGCGTAGCGGTGGCAGGGATGGACGTGGACGGCATGGGTTCATTCGACATCGCAAACACTCCTTCTGTATCGGACAGTATACCCGAACGTTGTTAGGAATAAAGTCGGAATAACGGAATACGGACAAAACGTGCTCAGCAGGGGTCGGCTGAGACCGGTTGACTGGCGCGAAACGCCCACGGCGACGCCGTCGACCCCACCGCACCGCGGTGAGCGTGCCAAGGGGAGCATGATCGTCAAGAACGGGGAAGCCGTCGAGGGGCAAACGACGGCAGGTGCCTTCGGTTGCTACGGGATTCGAGCAACCGTAAATTCCGGACTGGGGAAGCACTTCTGAGCAGGAGAGTCATGTCCCGTCATATCCATCACGTAGCGCTCCTTGTCATCCTGATCCTGTCCGCCCCGTGGTCGCTGGCCGCCGCGCCTTCGCCAGACAAGCCCAACATCCTGTTTATCCTGACCGACGACCAGGGGTATTCGTCGCTCGGCTGCTACGGCGGAAAGCTGGTGGCCACCCCGCATCTGGATCGGCTGGCAGCGGAAGGCGCGCGATTCACCGACGCCTACGCGACGCCTCAGTGCACGCCCACGCGGGCTTCCCTGCTGACAGGACAGTATTCCTCGCGGCACGGGATGTGGCACGTACTTCCGTGGTACGGATCGCCATGGGCACCGATCGCCGAGCCTCCGTTCGTCGAGTCACTGCCCCGAGAGACGGTCAATCTTGCCAAGCGGCTTAAGGCCGCGGACTACCGGACGGCGTGCATCGGCAAGTGGCACCTGACGAGCGGCGCTGACGGTAACGCCGCGTCGCTGTCGGCGACCGGTGCCGCCCACTTCGGCTTTGATGTTGTCGCCCCGCAGCCGAGGGGCAAGGGGGCCGAAGAGAAGGACAAATTCGTAGAATTCCTGACGGATCGATCGATTGCCTTCATCGAAAGCCCGAGCGATCGCCCCTGGTTCTGCCTGCTGACCCACCACACGGTCCACGGCAAGGTTTACGCGCCCGAAGCGCTGGTCGCCAAGTACCTGAAGGCGGGCGCTCCCGCCGACGGCCTTCACAATGCCACCTATCGCGCGGCCCTTGAGCACCTCGATACATCGGTCGGACGCCTGATGGCCGCGGTCGATCGGCAGGGGTCGCAGCGGCAGACGATGGTCGTTTTCATGAGCGACAACGGCGGGGTCTTCCAGGCACGAAAACTCCCGGCGGCGTCCGCCAGCGGGGAGCGCACACGACTGGCCATCGCCCGTGAGGAATACAGCAATACGCCGCTTCGCGCCGGCAAGGGCTCGCCGTACGAAGGGGGAATTCGTGTGCCGCTCATCATCCGCTGGCGCGGCGTCGCCGAGCCGGGCCTTACCGTCTCAACGCCGGTTCATGTGGTCGACATGATGCCAACGCTGTGCGCCGTGGCGGCCGCTGCGGCGGCGCCGGCAAACCATCCGCTTGACGGGGTCAACCTGCTGCCGCTCCTCAAGACCGGCGGGTCCATTGCGCCTCGCCCGCTTATGTTCTACATGCCGCTCTACGACCTACGCTGGGCGGCAACGCCTTGCGCCGCGGTCCGCGACGGCGACTTGAAGCTCATTGAATACTTCGGCGATTCCTTCGCCGACGACGGTACCTATCGCCCCGGCGCACGGCTCGAACTGTACGACCTGCGGAATGATCTCGGCGAACAGCATGACCTGTCGGCGGCACGACCCGATGACGTCAGCCGATTACAGAAAGTCCTGCGCGACCACCTGAAGTCTGTAAACGCGGTGATCCCGGGCCCCAACCCGAAGCACCAGCCCGCTAAGGAGTTTCAGGAAACGCGCGCCAAGCCGAATGACTGAGACTCGATCGAGCCGATCACGTCGTTTACCGAGCCGTTGCCACCGCTCATCGGTGGGATCTGAATGACCGTGTGGGATTCAGCACCTTGTGGTGCAGCCGGGACGGCTGCACCACAACGACGCCGATCACGACGCGGTGAACTTTCGAATGGGAATCAGTGGGGGGTGACCAATAGCGGAATCGGCATCCTGCAATTTCTATGAACCGCAGGCGTTCCACGCTCAGGAGAAATCTGAATGTCGAACCGCGCCCGCTTGCCTTGTTCCCTTCCCTTCGCACTGCTGTTTGCCCTGGTCACCCTGAATGCAGGGCCCGTCTCGGCAGCGGAACGGCCGAACTTTCTGCTGATCATCGCAGACGACCTGAACTGGCGCGACCTCGGTTACGAGGGGAACAAGGACGTCGTCACCCCGAACCTCGACAAGCTGCGGACCGAGGGGATGAAACTGAGCGGCATGTATACGCCCGCACCGACCTGCTCACCCTGTCGCCATGCGCTCTACACCGGTCTGTACAGCATGCGATCGGGGGCGTATCCGAACCACACGCGCGCGTACGACGGCACGAAGAGTGTTTTCACGCACCTGAAGGCCAACGGGTACAGGGTCGCGCTGCAGGGCAAGACGCACATCGGTCCGCCTGCCTCGTTTCCGTACGAATACATTGGCAAGAAGGGTGACGATGATTTCGACGCGAGCAAGAACTTCAT is part of the Humisphaera borealis genome and encodes:
- a CDS encoding SUMF1/EgtB/PvdO family nonheme iron enzyme, which gives rise to MKTYGFAVVVFALSALGVNAAGEAAPVVDSIGMKLIRIEPGSFTMGQDGPPADHHMNKHPAEFDRADWDEKPAHKVTISGAFYIGEKEVTLGQYRQFKPKHRPKNTDDEAATGVSWFDAVAYCQWLSKKEGKPYRLPTEAEWEYACRAGTTTLFNTGDTLPPGSHKWFGDSGRRSLYFGTNPMPPEYKVIDGPVSLRGGEGTPNAWGLYDMHGNAAEWCADWYGPYEAGEQTDPLGRSDGDFRVFRGGTHSTFSRLLRSANRAAWIPESASENIGFRVVQADAPKGKLLPPATPPLNARNVSQLIPKLQKPSPEIPHFAGPVPFVNIPPGSAGPMYSWHNHSPAITECPNGDLLATWFSCVDEGGSELCNLASRLRWGTTEWEPATPFWDGADVNDHAPKLWWDGNQTIYHLARGLVEDVVRTSNDNGATWSKARTIFPNGEFGNQMIRTREGHLFITHDSRTTGLVSSVDNGKSWNSILLAKKDSDIRPGGTGGRPPGIHAPIVQLADGSIMAYSRQDPPEDQAAFHGKTPLSITRDGGKTWTFSESEFPAISTAQRAVMIRLREGPILLCSYTDQARDWKDRNGMTFKAEGDVEFTGYGLFAAVSMDDGKTWPHRRLITPGGAPRELPTIDRGIATFSDTMSERSGYLAAIQTRDDRVQLISSKNHYVFNLAWVKTLPPAPKK
- the recN gene encoding DNA repair protein RecN, translating into MLRELHISNLAVISDVRIALGPGLNCFTGATGAGKSLVIGAVEVLLGLRSPSEMLRPGADEGRVSGVFEVRGAELLSQLQALTDIPLADDGGELLLTRRLYASGRSSVSLNGHPITLAMLKLVAEHLVDVHGQHDHQYLLKPSNQLDVIDQFGGLLDLRSRYHAIYLQVIEARQRIAELDASRTLRRQQLELYRFQADEIDAANLDPAEYLELESRASVLTNLEKLKRDAGTVHTVIYEVDGSVLERLKGAASILMELSDLDTNLKPVAVAMRDATIQVEEAAYDLSRYLDKLDLDPAELAEVNDRLNAIHRVAQKYGNSVEGALAYREELRTNLAELEKASDDDSGLQARLVPMLADLRKLGAELTVKRTAIAKKLSPLIEGQLSDLGMEKAKFTIAVMPAGTCGVGVRPAIAVGTAAPQSDLGTPSGFDHVEFIAQTNPGQLAQPLRKIASGGELSRIMLALKGILAQGDRISVLVFDEIDSNVGGRLGSIIGNKLRSLAAHHQVLCITHLPQIASYADHHLTVRKEVVNDKTETQVRVMEGEERVQELAEMTGGQRITPTTLAQARELLEAARAEFATKPALPGERSRVKAPGAKPPSEKLPSPDDAPATDPPSPRSPARTAVRRPEPVRSKRVTGARR
- the metG gene encoding methionine--tRNA ligase subunit beta, encoding MSNEPMPSTSIPATATPGQVPANSPAGVVALPPTITIDDFVKVEFRVATVLEAAPAPKGDKLLVLKVDLGTEQRTILAGIRQHYSPEQMVGKQIIVVANLAPRKMMGLESQGMLLAAHDPATGKVIVLSPSEAVSAGSKVS
- a CDS encoding sulfatase, translating into MSRHIHHVALLVILILSAPWSLAAAPSPDKPNILFILTDDQGYSSLGCYGGKLVATPHLDRLAAEGARFTDAYATPQCTPTRASLLTGQYSSRHGMWHVLPWYGSPWAPIAEPPFVESLPRETVNLAKRLKAADYRTACIGKWHLTSGADGNAASLSATGAAHFGFDVVAPQPRGKGAEEKDKFVEFLTDRSIAFIESPSDRPWFCLLTHHTVHGKVYAPEALVAKYLKAGAPADGLHNATYRAALEHLDTSVGRLMAAVDRQGSQRQTMVVFMSDNGGVFQARKLPAASASGERTRLAIAREEYSNTPLRAGKGSPYEGGIRVPLIIRWRGVAEPGLTVSTPVHVVDMMPTLCAVAAAAAAPANHPLDGVNLLPLLKTGGSIAPRPLMFYMPLYDLRWAATPCAAVRDGDLKLIEYFGDSFADDGTYRPGARLELYDLRNDLGEQHDLSAARPDDVSRLQKVLRDHLKSVNAVIPGPNPKHQPAKEFQETRAKPND